DNA from Petrotoga olearia DSM 13574:
AAGAAATTAAGGCATTGATGATTCAATTACAGAGTATAAAAGTTAAATCATTTACATTTGTGCCAGTAGGTCCTGTTATAACTAGGCCGTCAATACTTTGTAAGGCATGATATGAGTCGTTGTCATTCAATACATTTTCAACATCTATTCCTTTACTTTGCAATCTATTGACCGTTTCCCCATCAACTATTCCACCTGCTGCATCCGTTGGGCCATCAGTTCCATCTGTTCCTACCGAAGCAATCAAAACTTCTTGATATCCTTTAATACCTCGAGCTGCAGATAAAACCAATTCTTGATTCCTTCCTCCTTTACCCTTTCCTCTAACATGAACAACCGTTTCTCCTCCTAAAATTATTGCACAAGGAGTGTTTAAAGGTCTTTCCTTTTCTTTTTCCTCTCTAACTATGGAAGCTAAAAATGAGCCGGCTTCTTTTGCTTCACAATCAAGCGTGGTTGTTAAAATTATAGTATTATATCCCAAATGTTGAGCAATCTTAGCAGCACTTTCACAAACCTTAGTTACACTACCAATAATCCTTGTTTCAACGTTATTTAGATGTTTTGGAGTCTCACTTTTTAGAGCCTGTAAGATTTTTTCTGAAAGTTGTAAGTCATACTTTTTTATTATTTTTTCCACATCTTTGATGGTGGTAGAGTCAGGGTATGCAGGACCAGATGCTATGCTATCCAATCTGTCCCCTAACACATCAGATAAAACAAGAGAATATATTTTTGCAGGTTCAACTAATTTTGCAAAATTTCCTCCCTTAACTCGAGATAGATGTTTCCTAACTGTATTTATTTCCACTATATTTGCTCCAGATTTTAACAACATATCTGTTACTTTTTTTATGTCTTCTAAAGTAACACCCTCAACGGGAAGCTCAAAAAGGGCTGAACCTC
Protein-coding regions in this window:
- a CDS encoding glycerate kinase type-2 family protein; the encoded protein is MKNLREDAFRIIKSSIDSVLPEKAIQQELENLSLEDNIHIVAIGKAAWRMAKAAKEFLKNKVKDGIVITKYGHSQGAIGGLQIYEAGHPIPDENTIKSTKKAIELVENLREDDVVLFLVSGGGSALFELPVEGVTLEDIKKVTDMLLKSGANIVEINTVRKHLSRVKGGNFAKLVEPAKIYSLVLSDVLGDRLDSIASGPAYPDSTTIKDVEKIIKKYDLQLSEKILQALKSETPKHLNNVETRIIGSVTKVCESAAKIAQHLGYNTIILTTTLDCEAKEAGSFLASIVREEKEKERPLNTPCAIILGGETVVHVRGKGKGGRNQELVLSAARGIKGYQEVLIASVGTDGTDGPTDAAGGIVDGETVNRLQSKGIDVENVLNDNDSYHALQSIDGLVITGPTGTNVNDLTFILCN